GTCGGCGGTCAGGACGATCAGGTCTTCGACGGTGGCTCTTTCGTGTTGAACCGTGGCGGCAAGCTTGCCATGCAGATGCCGGTATTTGACGAAGCCATCGCCCATGTCGATTTCGTCCGCGAGGACGGAGCTTGGATCGCGATTGAGGGCGAAAAAGCAACGTTGCCCGACGACTACGAGCAAGACTACCGCGTCATGGTCGAAGCGCTGCGCGACTACATGCGCAAGACCGGTTTCAAGCAAGTGCTGCTTGGCATGTCCGGCGGTATCGACAGTGGATTGGTTGCGACCATTGCCACCGACGCGCTCGGCCCCGAGAACGTGCGTTGCGTCATGTTGCCTTCGGAATATACGTCCGAGCATTCGCTCGAAGACGCGTCCGAGGCTGCCCGCCTGCTTGGCACCCGCATCGACACCGTCCCAATCGCAGGCCCGCGCGCCGCTGTGACCGAGGCACTTGCGCCTTTGTTTGAAGGCACGACGCAAGACCTGACCGAGGAAAACATCCAGTCCCGCCTGCGCGGCGTGTTGCTGATGGCGCTGTCCAACAAGTTCGGGGAAATGCTGTTAACCACCGGCAATAAATCCGAAGTAGCGGTCGGCTATGCGACGATCTACGGCGACATGGCGGGCGGCTATAACCCGATCAAAGATCTCTACAAAATGCGGGTATTCGAGACGTGCCGCTGGCGCAACGCCAACCACCGCCCGTGGATGATGGGGCCGGAAGGCACGGTGATCCCGCAACGTATCATCGACAAAGCCCCCTCGGCCGAACTGCGCCCCGACCAAAAGGACGAAGACAGCTTGCCTCCTTACGAGGTTCTCGACGACATTTTGGAGCGGCTGGTAGACAAGGATCAGTCAGTGGCAGAGGTTGTCGCAGCAGGCCATGACCGTGCAGTAGTCAAGAAGATCGAGCATCTGATTTACATCAGCGAATACAAGCGCTTCCAATCCGCCCCGGGCGCGAGGCTGACCAAACACGCCTTCTGGCTGGATCGACGCTACCCGATCGTCAATCGCTGGCGCGACCCAAGCTAAAGCAGGTCGGCACGGTCTTGTGATTTGTATGGGCCACGCAGATTTGGCACGACAGCTTAATGAGACATCTATTATCGCTGTTTGCCGCCGCCGCCATGACTGTCGTTGCCGCCCCCGCGCTTGCGTGCGGGCCGGATCGCGACTGCACGATAGGTAACAGAACCTACCGGATCGCAATGCCCGAAGGCCATGACGGCAAGACCAAGGTCGGGGCCATCGTGTTCTCGCATGGCTACCGCGGCTCGGCGGCTGGCCTCATGAAAAACCGGAACCTGCGTCGTACCGTCTCGGATATGGGTCTGGCCTTTATCGCCCTAAAATCCGAGGGCGACGACTGGATTCTGCCCAACGCCCCGCGCCACATGGACAGCGACGGATCAGCGGAATTCGAGTATGTCGATGCGGTCATTGCCGATGCCGCCAATCGCAAGCCCATCGACACAAGCCGTATGATGGCTTCAGGCTTTTCCGCAGGCGGTATGATGACTTGGAACCTTGCTTGCGCACGCCCGAACCTGTTTGCGGGTTTCGCCCCGATCTCCGGCACGTTCTGGCAAAAGCCGCCACGATCCTGCTCGGGACCAGCCGCCAGCATCATTCACATCCACGGAAACAATGATCCCACCGTGCCCTTGGATGGGCGACCGATCCTGAACACGCGGCAGGGAAAAGTGTCGGACGCACTGGACATGTATCGCGCGTTTGGCGGCTTCAAGAAAGCCGCCCCCACCAAAACCTCACGATTGACTTGCGACAACAGCGTCAATCGTGAGGGCGACTTGCTAAACCTGTGCATATTCGAAGGCGGGCATAGCTTCCGCAGTGAATACCTTCGCTATGCATGGCGAGTTTTCGAAACAGCCGGGCGCCTTTGAATCGTGCCGGATTACGTGCTCTGACCTACTGGTGCGCCTCTAGCGGTGCCCTCAATGGCCCGCCGCGTTACAGCATCATCTGATAGCTCATCGGCACATATTCAAAGCCGTCATCCTTCGTGGCGACATAGCCCATCGCGGGGAATGGCATGTGATAGCCCACCATCGCGACGCGGTCAGCAGCCAGCATCCCAAGCACTTTGCGACGCGAGGCGGCAGCGGCAGCCTTGTCCATGTCAAAGCGCACTTCCCAATCCGGCTTTGCCAGCGACCACACAGGGTGGTTTGCCAAATCCGCGATCAGCATCAGTTGCGCGCCATTGCTTTCGATCATGTAACCCATGTGACCCGGCGTGTGACCATATGCTGCCATAGCGGTGATCCCCGACGCCACGGACGCCCCATCCTCGATCATCGTCATCTTCTCGGACAATGGTGCGACTTTGGCTTTGAAGCCGTCATTATCGGCTTTGGCCCAGTGGTTATGTTCCACAGATCCCGCGATGTAGGAGGCGTTTTTGAACGTCTCGCCCGCATCTCCCATCAGGCCGCCAATATGGTCGCCATGCATGTGGGTGATTACAACCTTATCCACCTGATCTGCGGTGTAGCCAGCGGCCTCCACGGCGGCGGTAATGCCGTTCGCGTTCAAACCGGTGTCGAACAAAATGAGCTCGGAGCCGGTGTTGATCAGCGTCGGGGTAAAGAAGAATTGCACCTTATCCGTCGGCAAAAACGCCTCTTCAGAGACTTTGGCGAATTCCTCTGGGCTCACATTCATCCCGAAGATGCCCTGCGGTTCGTCCCGCGTCGCTGTGCCAGCCAGCAACGTCGTAACCTCGAATTCGCCCAATTCGACACGGCGGGACTTGGCGATATCCATTCCCTTCATCTCGGCCTTGGCGGCGGCGGCGTGTGGCAGGGCTGCAGCCAAAGGCAGGCTGGCACCAAGGGATAATGCGGCGCGACGGGTCAGCTTCATGGGGGAATCTCCTTTGTTGATCTGTAATGATAGCACGAAATAGAGCTTCGATCCCGAAAGCCAATCAACAGGCGGTGAACACGGCCACATATGGACAAATGCGGGCCTTTGTGGTTCACGGGCGGCAACCCGAAAAGGACCGCCCAAAATGACCGTCACTCGCTTCGCTCCGTCGCCCACCGGCTACATTCACGTAGGCAACCTGCGCACCGCGCTGTTCAACTACCTGATCGCCCGCAAGGCAGGGGGCCAGTTCATCCTGCGCCTTGACGACACCGACCCTGTGCGCTCGACACAGGAATACGCGGACGCGATCAAGGTCGATCTGGAGTGGCTCGGCATCGAGTGGGACCGCGTGGAAACACAATCTTCCCGCATCGAACGCTACTTGGCCGCTGCGGACGAGCTGCGCACGAAAGGTCGCTTCTACGAGGCGTTTGAAACGCCGACCGAACTGGATCTGAAGCGCAAAAAGCAGCTGAACATGGGCAAGCCGCCGGTCTATGATCGTGCCGCACTAAGCCTGTCCGATGACGAGAAAGCCGCCCTGCGGTCCGAGCGTGGCGACGGCGTCTGGCGGTTCAAGCTGGATCAGGAACGTATCGAGTGGGTCGACGGTATCCTTGGCGACATCTCCATCGACGCTGCATCAGTGTCTGACCCCGTTTTGATCCGTGGCGACGGGCAAATCCTGTATACGCTGGCCTCCGTTGTCGATGACACTGAAATGGGTGTTACCAATGTTGTGCGTGGTTCCGACCACGTGACCAACACCGCGACTCAAATCCAGATCATTCAGGCGCTTGGCGGCACGGTCCCCAGCTTCGCACACCATTCGCTTCTGACCGGCCCGCAGGGCGAGGCATTGTCCAAGCGCCTTGGCACGCTGTCTTTGCGCGATCTGCGCGACGCAGGTGTCGAGCCGATGGCCCTGCTCTCGCATATGGCGCGCCTTGGCTCCGCCGATCCGGTCGAGTTGCGCGCGTCCATGGACGAATTGGTCGAAGGATTCGACCTGAACAAGTTCGGCTCCGCCCCGACCAAGTTCGACGAGCAAGACCTGTTCCCTCTGACGGCCCGCCACCTGCATGGCCAAAGCACCGCAGAGGTCAAAGCCGATCTCGATGCCCTATCTATTCCAGCGGACAAGCAAGACGCGTTCTGGACCGTCGCCCGCGAGAACATCACCACCCGCAAGGATATCGCTGGTTGGTGGGATTTGTGCGTGAACGGCGCCGATCCGGTGATTGATGACGAGGACAAGGACTTCGTGGTCGACGCTTTGGCGATGCTGCCCGACGGCCCCTACACCGAAACCAGCTGGGCTGAATGGACCGCTGCCGTGAAGGACGCCACTGGCCGCAAGGGTCGTGGATTGTTCATGCCTCTGCGCAAAGCGCTCACCGGTATGAACCACGGCCCCGACATGGGCGCGCTGATGCCGCTTCTGCAAAAGGTCAAAGCAAAGGGCTAGGCCGCCGCTTCGTCATGAGCCGCATTTGACGCCGTGCCGGGCAACATCAGGGTGGCAGACAGACACGGTTTCACCACTATACTGCCAAGTGCAGCCAACATCCTATCCTGTGCTGCCCTTCAGTCTGGAGACAGCACGCTATGGAAACTCACAATATTGCGATCAGGCAAGCAGGACCTGATGAAAGCGATGCAGTGGCGGCGATTGCACGAACGTCCCGAGAGCATTTCTTGCCTTACCTGCCAAAGCTGCACTCGTTTGAGGGCGACAAGAAATTTTATCGCAACAGGGTCTTCCCAGAATGCGAGGTTTGGGTCGCGACGGACAATCAAAAGCTTGTGGGGTTTTGTGCGTTCAAAGAAGGCTGGGTCGAGCACCTCTACCTGCTTCCGACGCATGTCGGCAAAACGCTCGGCGAAACGCTTCTGACGAAGGCGAAAGAACACCACACGTTCCTGCAACTCTGGGTCTTTCAGCGCAACCTGCGTGCCATCGGTTTTTATGAGCGCCATGGGTTTCGGAAGGTCAAGGAAACCGACGGTGCCGCCAATGAAGAAAAGCTTCCCGATGCTTTGCTCGAATGGCGCGGTCTTCCGTAAAACCGGCCCTGCTCGAAGCCCAGCATCTGGCGAAAGACCAACCGCTGCGCGCGTGACGTCGAAACCGCCGTTTCAGTCGAATCGACTAGCTGCCGCTCATCCAGCCGCGCAACATAGCCAGTGCGGCGGGGCTGTCCCATTCCGCGTCACCCTTCATACGAGCGACTTCGCGGCCGTCCGGACCGATCAGCACCGTCAAGGGCAGACTGCTGCCGCCGATATCGCGCATCAGCGCCATTTTGGGGTCAAACAACTTCGGCAGATGGCTAATGCCCTTATCCACAAAGAACTTGTCCACGGCTGGCTTTGAATTGCGGCCAGTGGCTATCGTGACGACCTCGAATTGAGCGCCGCCAAGTTTAGCGTCCAACCGCTCCAGCGACGGCATCTCTTTGACGCAAGGCGCACACCACAAGGCCCAGAAGTTCAGCAGCACGTGTTTGCCCCGATAGTCCGAAAGGGTCACCGCATTGCCGTCGGCAT
Above is a window of Litoreibacter janthinus DNA encoding:
- a CDS encoding NAD+ synthase, producing MSDTFRLTLAQLNPTVGDFAGNAAKARDAWQRGKDAGAQMVALPEMFVTGYQVQDLVLKPAFTEGAMATVDQLALDCADGPAMGIGHPIFIDGALYNAYSILEGGKVKARSLKHELPNTHVFDEHRLYSKGPLGGPYSIDPLRIGTPICEDAWHEDVSETLAESGAEIFLVPNGSPYFRGKHDVRMNNMVARVIENDLPLVYLNMVGGQDDQVFDGGSFVLNRGGKLAMQMPVFDEAIAHVDFVREDGAWIAIEGEKATLPDDYEQDYRVMVEALRDYMRKTGFKQVLLGMSGGIDSGLVATIATDALGPENVRCVMLPSEYTSEHSLEDASEAARLLGTRIDTVPIAGPRAAVTEALAPLFEGTTQDLTEENIQSRLRGVLLMALSNKFGEMLLTTGNKSEVAVGYATIYGDMAGGYNPIKDLYKMRVFETCRWRNANHRPWMMGPEGTVIPQRIIDKAPSAELRPDQKDEDSLPPYEVLDDILERLVDKDQSVAEVVAAGHDRAVVKKIEHLIYISEYKRFQSAPGARLTKHAFWLDRRYPIVNRWRDPS
- a CDS encoding alpha/beta hydrolase family esterase gives rise to the protein MRHLLSLFAAAAMTVVAAPALACGPDRDCTIGNRTYRIAMPEGHDGKTKVGAIVFSHGYRGSAAGLMKNRNLRRTVSDMGLAFIALKSEGDDWILPNAPRHMDSDGSAEFEYVDAVIADAANRKPIDTSRMMASGFSAGGMMTWNLACARPNLFAGFAPISGTFWQKPPRSCSGPAASIIHIHGNNDPTVPLDGRPILNTRQGKVSDALDMYRAFGGFKKAAPTKTSRLTCDNSVNREGDLLNLCIFEGGHSFRSEYLRYAWRVFETAGRL
- a CDS encoding MBL fold metallo-hydrolase is translated as MKLTRRAALSLGASLPLAAALPHAAAAKAEMKGMDIAKSRRVELGEFEVTTLLAGTATRDEPQGIFGMNVSPEEFAKVSEEAFLPTDKVQFFFTPTLINTGSELILFDTGLNANGITAAVEAAGYTADQVDKVVITHMHGDHIGGLMGDAGETFKNASYIAGSVEHNHWAKADNDGFKAKVAPLSEKMTMIEDGASVASGITAMAAYGHTPGHMGYMIESNGAQLMLIADLANHPVWSLAKPDWEVRFDMDKAAAAASRRKVLGMLAADRVAMVGYHMPFPAMGYVATKDDGFEYVPMSYQMML
- the gltX gene encoding glutamate--tRNA ligase, which encodes MTVTRFAPSPTGYIHVGNLRTALFNYLIARKAGGQFILRLDDTDPVRSTQEYADAIKVDLEWLGIEWDRVETQSSRIERYLAAADELRTKGRFYEAFETPTELDLKRKKQLNMGKPPVYDRAALSLSDDEKAALRSERGDGVWRFKLDQERIEWVDGILGDISIDAASVSDPVLIRGDGQILYTLASVVDDTEMGVTNVVRGSDHVTNTATQIQIIQALGGTVPSFAHHSLLTGPQGEALSKRLGTLSLRDLRDAGVEPMALLSHMARLGSADPVELRASMDELVEGFDLNKFGSAPTKFDEQDLFPLTARHLHGQSTAEVKADLDALSIPADKQDAFWTVARENITTRKDIAGWWDLCVNGADPVIDDEDKDFVVDALAMLPDGPYTETSWAEWTAAVKDATGRKGRGLFMPLRKALTGMNHGPDMGALMPLLQKVKAKG
- a CDS encoding GNAT family N-acetyltransferase produces the protein METHNIAIRQAGPDESDAVAAIARTSREHFLPYLPKLHSFEGDKKFYRNRVFPECEVWVATDNQKLVGFCAFKEGWVEHLYLLPTHVGKTLGETLLTKAKEHHTFLQLWVFQRNLRAIGFYERHGFRKVKETDGAANEEKLPDALLEWRGLP
- a CDS encoding TlpA disulfide reductase family protein, with protein sequence MRFLKLLVLYAGLAAGANPAVADTNALFTLAEGDLAKLQLHGESRAVPETAVTDADGNAVTLSDYRGKHVLLNFWALWCAPCVKEMPSLERLDAKLGGAQFEVVTIATGRNSKPAVDKFFVDKGISHLPKLFDPKMALMRDIGGSSLPLTVLIGPDGREVARMKGDAEWDSPAALAMLRGWMSGS